The DNA region CTCTGGGTCCCATTGCAGCTACCAGGGGCTGGGCCTGTGTCAGGAGGGGCTGCTCCTTGTGGGGCTTTGTTGGCCTGGCTCGCGGGCTTTGCAGGTAGGCAGAGGATCCCCAGGAAAAGAGGCTCCGCCAGGCCGTGTATTCAGTGCCTTCCATAGGCCCGCTCGTTCAGCACCCCCAGAAACCACAGGGGCCCGGGGTGGGTGACCAGAACGTGTACCAGCTGTGGTGTGCCAGCTTCCAGTGTGGGCAGTCTGGCTctggagcctggctctgccccagggctcTGGAGTGTCAAAGAGGAAGTGAGGAAATGGGCCAGCGCGGCCTCTCAGTGCCCTGGCCTGGGCGAGCGGGCTCCCAGCCAGAGGGCCAGCTCCGGGGGTGTGTGCTCATGGTGGGGATCTCTCATTGAAATGTAATTCCCGGCCTTACCACGCACCCCTTCAGAGCACACTGAGCTGTGGTTTTAGTGCGTTCACAGGGCTCTGTGTCCCCCAGGAATTTGCTTGATTTTGCTTAGAAAGCACAAGCTTTATAGGAGCAGCTGATAAGGACAGTCTTTGGCAGGACTTACCTGTGATAAAAGCTGTCTCTGACCTGTGAATTTattgtttagaattttaattcattttattaaaattatcaaaactttaaaatgttaatgccTTAGAGGCTCAGTGTTTCAGAGGTCAGTGTAACTGGTAAGCCGCGCACACTCAGAGGCCagtggctgcttcctgctgtcGACCTGAGGTCTCCTCCGATTCTGCCCCTGCAGGTTGTGGGTCGGCTACCAATACATCATCACTGGCCGGAACCGCTCTCTAGAAGGTCGCTGGGAGGTGGCCTTCAAAGGTGAGGCTTCCTGGTCTTCCAGAAGAGTTATGAGCTAGAACCTGGGGCACGTCATCGTGGGATCTCCCCTCCTACCCCTCCTGCCGCTGCCTGGCCCATCGGAGTGCCCAGTGCGGGGCCATGGAGAAGACTGGGCCCCAGACCTCAGGGAGGCTGTGATGGCGGGTGTCCTGGCCCAGACTCGATCAGGCCTCTATGCGGGCCCAGGTGGGGCTTGGCCTCCTCTGGAACCTATGGTGGCTCCTTACTTGGCCATTTCTAGACGGTCCCACTGTCCTTTCAAAGTCCGGGACTTTAATTGGAGCATAAAAATGAGCAGAGTGCGCTGTGGTCATGGACAcgggccagagagggagggacaggcttCTTAGGACAGGGAAGGTCAGAGTGAGAGTCCGAAATGCCGGAACCCCCAGGCAGGTGGAATTAAAACAGACTGCATGTGTAGCATGTGTGTTGCTTTAGGGATTTGCTGCTGAGTTGCTGGAATGTATCCTGGTGACGTAAGGAGCTGTGGCAGTTGTGGGCAGCTGTGTCCCTGCTCATGGCCCGTGGCCTGCATCCTGTCCTGCCACCCTGGCTCCAGCAGGTTTCTCCCCTTGCCCTGCCTGTCCCTCCTGGGGCTGCTCCTTGGGTCTCTGGCTTGAGCTCGGGGCTGCTCTTTTCCCCAAACACATCCTGAAGTATCTCTGAGGACAAGGGAGGAACTGTGAGCCCGGGGACCCCAGGCagctccctctgtcccctcacgGCAGAGAGCGAAGGAAGGTCACGTGGGCAGAGCTCCCCTGTCTCCCAGCCTGGGTGACCTTGTGGCAGGTGCCCAGCTGTGTCTCCACACGGGGAGGTGGGTGAAGGCACAGACAGGAAGGGTGTTGAGAAGGGTCAGGGCCCTGGGCAGTGGTTTTCctagggggcagggagcagaggggccacAACACTGGCCCCTCCTGGGCAGGATGTCAGCTCATCCTTTGAGTCCCCCAAACGTCCCGCTGAGGCCCCCCAACATCCACATTCTCAGAGAGGGAATGTGTTCAGATCTCCCCCAGGAGTGGCTGACAAAAAAAGCTGTGGGTTTCCAGGCCCTGGAGTCACAGGGGGCCTTGTGGAGGATACTTCTGGTAGTTTTCCATCTGCCCCAGTCCCAGCTGCTGGGGGTGACCCCTCACCCCAGCAGAGGTGCTGGCCTTCAGGACGCTGTGGACACTCCTGGACTCACTGGTCTCCTAGACAGTGGTGGAAACGCCTTCTCGCCGGTTGAGTCCTGACAGGGAGGAGGCGGCGTCTTTCTCCTTCCTGTCGGGCTCTGCGGCCCTCACGGGGTGTGGGCGCTTCCCCTCCAGTCTCTCAACCGTCTCCTTGAGGTTGAAGTGTGCTCGCTCCCGGCTTTATAGTAGCGGGACCCCTGCCAGCATGAGGTCCGCAAGCTCTTGGTCCAGCTCAAGGACCTTGGTCTCCAGAGGTGGGTCCTCCCCATTGCCCGTCGATGTTCCGCTGTTAACGCCCGCTACTTCCCGCAGGCTCCTCAGAGGTGCTCCTGCCCCCAGACCCGGTGTTCGCGGGGGCCGCGGCTGAGGGTGACGGCGTGTTCTGCGCACAGCTGCAGTGCTTCCACTTCCCCACTCTCCGCCACCACGACCTGCACAGCTGGCGCGCCGAGAGCTGCCACGACAAGTCCTCGTTCCTGTGCAAGAGAAGTGAGCACCCACGTGCGCGCTGGCCACTCTCTGTGCACGGACCCCATCCCTTGTGTCCTcgcctctgtccctctcctcccgCTTGAGGGCCTGCGTCCCCCTCTTGGGTCTCGCCCCAGCCAGTCCTCCTCCACTGCACGGCCTCACCGAGTGTCTCAGGTCCTGGCACCGCCTCCCCGAGCAGAACCAGCAGCTTCTTGGGAGGCTCGTTAGAGATGCGTTCTGACGTCCAGAGGGCTGGTGCTGTGCACCTGCCCCCTAGATTAAGAGACTCTCACACGTGACGTGTTGGGCACCTGAAAGCAAGGGTTTCTCCCAGAACCTGGCACTCTTCTTTGTCTGCACTGTCCCAACAGTGAGCCCAgcgcccctctcccagcccctccctgcggCCACGGGCTGGCCTGCAGCATGGGGGTGCACCCAGGTCCCCCTTCCCAGGCCCTGGGCATCACGCTCACCCAGCCGGGTGGGATGTAGGGGCCCCTCCAGCCGGTGACACGTGCGTCTTTGTGGGTGCCTGCTGCAGGTCAGACATGTGTCGACATCAAGGACAACGTGGTGGACGAAGGCTTCTACTTCACCCCGAAAGGGGACGACCCCTGCCTGAGCTGCACCTGCCACGGCGGGGAGCCCGAGATGTGCGTGGCCGCCCTGTGCGAGCGGCCCCAGGGCTGCCAGCAGTACCGCAAGGACCCCAAGGAGTGctgcaagttcatgtgcctggaCCCAGGTGAGCAGGGCTCAGCCTCGGGTACGGGCCTGCCTCCCCTGTCTGTCACCCCGGGCCGGCTCCAGCTTGGGCCTCGCCCACTGGAGCTTTCCTGTATCTGAGCGCGGCGCACAGGGCGATGACAACTTGTATTGCTGCTGTCCTCAGTCTTTATTGTTACACTCTTTAAGAAGATTAAATATTAACCTGCAATTTTGATATAAAACTCCTCCCCACTCTGTGGTGCCTTACAGTGTTCAGACCCAGGGTCCCACAGAAGCAAGACCGCAGTGCAGGGCAGGGTGAGGCCCTGACAGGTGCCCTGGCTGCACCAGAGAGGCCTGGGTGACCCTCTTTCTTCCACTTCCGATCAGAGAGCAGTGGGTGGGACCCCGCTCTGCAGCTTGAGCAGAGGGACCCCGCAACAGTGCAGGCGACATCGCCATGTGAATTCACAACCTCAGAGAAAGAGCATGTGAGCGACATGGGCAGGGATATGTGGAAGCCCCGGGCTTGGGGACCCCCTGCAGAGCAGCTTGGGCGGCCGTGGTGGCCGTGTCCACCCTAGGCCCATGGAGGGGAGCTGGAGGCTGTGTGTGAAGGCCCCTCGGCGACAGccatccctgctccccagggctggggtggggtgctCTGGCACGTGTCCCAAACCTGTGGCTGTGATGAGGGCAGAGGCAGTGTTTGCGTGGAACCACCCGGGGACGTGGAGCTGGAGTGCACTCAGGCCTCCCCAGCCCGCAGGGTACCCGGCACCCACTGGTATTGGGCGCGTTACTGCAGGGTTCTGACCAGCTGACGGGGGACCTCTGGAGCCCTGCGGAGGAGCCGACCATGTTGCGGGCCCCCCAGGAACCCCTGGCTGGCTCTGGCTCTATCTCCTGGGACAGTGCTCTCTTCTTTGTGTCTAATGGCAGGTGCTTCCTCCTGGTGACCACCACAGAGGGACAGTCAGTTACCTTGATCAAGTCCTTGGGATTTTTTAGAACTGATTAAGAATTAGTCATTGCAAAGGGGCTGCTTCTTTAGGTGTTCCCCGCCCCCTGGGTTTTCTGAGCTGGCCACCAATTACCAGACGTGTTAGCAGCCCCCTGGGCTGATGGACTTTCTCCCACGATGGGGACTGAATGTTCCTGAGACTGGAAGGTCAGAGGCGTCGAAACAGCAGCTGATTGGTGGGAGGATGTGTGCTTTCCACGGTTACTTCCCCAGCATTGTCAGCAGTAAATGCAGCCTTGGGGGAAGCTTTCAGCCCTGTGGGAGGAAGGAATGTGTGAGCCTGGCAGTGGGCAGGCTGGGACTCTGGCCCCTCAGGTAGCACCTGTGTTGGAGCGTTTCCTCGGGGCAGGCGCAGCTGTCCCAAGGGTGGGAGTCCACACTCAGTCCTCCTGCTCTTCACGGCCCCAGTTCCTGCTCTCCACggccccagtccctcctccccaggtctGGAGGCATGTGTTCCCAGGACCACCTCCTGGCTCCAATCCGGTGACTCTGTGGGAGAGGCCACCTCACATAGGTGAGAGCCCCCAGAATTGCCCAGCAGGGTTTTCTTCCTTTGCGTCTCGTCCTGCCTGCTCCATCTTGGGAGCGCTGGAGGAAGTGCCCAGCAAGCTGGTGTGCTGGGCAGGGCAAGCCAGACCCAGGCGGGGGCTGTCTGGTGTCTGGCACAGTGCTGAGCTGCATCCCTGGCCACTGCACCCAATGCCAGAGGTGTCTCCACCGCCCACGTCGTTGGGGACAATTTGACGTGTTACCTGCCATCGCGCAGGTCCCTGGGGGTGCAGTTGCCCCTGGTGAGACCCTGGATACGTGCGATCGGGACACAGGGTCCAAGACAGAGTGCCCTCTGGCTGTGGCCTCCACCAGCTCAAGACATGggaaggctgggctggagggtgaGGTCTGCATGCCCACTGCCCCTGCCCAAGGTGTCGGGTGCAGGCCgactccagccctctccccaagCTGCTGCGGGTTCCCTGCCCGGCCCTGCTCCGGTGGGGGCTGTGGAGCAGAGTGAGTGGGGCCTGTGTGAGTAGGTACCCCCAGCGTCGCTCCCCTCCATCCTGGGGGACCGGGAGTGCCGCCCAGCCCTCGGCGGTGCTGGGCACACTCTGTGCCTCCGATCTCCCCACCAGCAGAGGGtgaagtgggtgtgggagggtCAGAAATTAGAACCGCCGAGGGGCGGGTGGGGCTGTAAACAGACTCTGGGGCCCACGAAGGCCATGTCCTCACCTCCTGGGACCACCTGCGCATCCACACACGAGCTCtgctgggtgcagggaggggcagagagctcTGCGCTCCGCCAGTGGGACTGGAGCCTAGGTCTGAACTCAAGCCACTGACCTGGCCCCGCTGACCTCAGTTCTGCATGAGAGATGTTTCTCCTTCCTTATGGGGCTGTGGCAAGAAGTCAGAGAGGAACTAGATGTGGCAGCTGGAGGCGCAGTCCTTTTGGGCTCCCTGTGCAACCCTTTGAGGGGTTCCAGGCCCAGCCTCAGAAGGGtaggtggagggcagggtggggcaggcacCCGCCCCTGGACGGGCAGAGGGAGAGGCTTTGCGGCTCCTTCCTATTGCCCTGGCCAGCAGAGGTGGGCCGGGCCATGGCTGGCGTCTTGGTGGGAGCCCGGGGGCTGATGCTCCCCCTACAGAGCAGCGTTTCCTCCTCCCGCGCAGATGGCAGCAGCCTGTTGGACTCCATGGCCAGCGGGATGCGTCTCATTGTGAGCTGcgtctcctccttcctcatcctgTCACTGCTGCTCTTCATGGTCCACCGGCTGCGCCAGAGGCGCCGTGAGCGCATTGAGTCCCTGATTGGAGCGAATCGTGAGTGCCCAGGCCCCTGTGTCCTGGGGCTCCTGGCCCTTCCCCCAGGGAGGGTGGGCACCTGCCGGCTGGGTGACTTGCCCGGTGAAGACAGCAGTGCCCTCCTCAGCCCTGGTTCTCTGCAGCAGCTGCGCCTCCATGGAGCTTCCAGAGCCCCCGGCTCCATGAGCAAGCTGAGGCTCCCCAGTccctggggagtgggtgggggctcAGAACCACGGTGCTAGGTCTGAAGACCCCACATCAGTGGGCAGCTCACCACAGCGGTCATGGGTCAGACCCAGACCACAGAGCGCGGGGGCCGAGGCCTGCAGCACGCTGATGGGCGCCAGCGGTGGTGGAGGAGGGTAGAGAGGGCGAGTTGTGCTCTCGGTGTGGCGGGCAGGTGGCCATGGGGACGTGGCAAGTGCGGCACGGGAGTGACTAGCTCTGTGTCTCCCTCCTGTTGCCCAGTGCACCACTTCAACCTCGGCCGCAGGATCCCTGGCTTCGATTACGGCCCCGACGGGTTTGGCACGGGCCTCACGCCGCTGCACCTCTCTGATGACGGCGAGGGTGGGGCCTTCCACTTCCACGACCCTCCCCCGCCCTACACCGCGTACAAGTGCCCGGACACTGGCCAGCCCGACGACCCGCCGCCCCCCTACGAGGCTGCCATCAACCCAGACGGGGTGTTCTACGACCCTGCAGGTGAGCCCCTGGGCAGGGCGTCAGGGCCGAGGCCCAGtggtccctcctgcctcccagccttcTGCTTTCGCTTAGGTTTCCCTTAGGGTGGAGTTGTCTGTCGTGGGCAGGGTggtcccccacccctgcctccctcccgaGAACACCTGTTAGTGAGCAGCCCTTGGGAAGAGCGGGGCCGGGCGCTGGGCAGAGCAGACCCCTACACACTACACCTTCCTGTCCAGTGGGAAGAAAGCGGTTTCTTGAGTCTGTTGTCCGTGTGGGACTGGCAGGTTGGTCTCAC from Camelus ferus isolate YT-003-E chromosome 32, BCGSAC_Cfer_1.0, whole genome shotgun sequence includes:
- the DGCR2 gene encoding integral membrane protein DGCR2/IDD isoform X1 → MVPKADSGAFLLLFLLVLTVTEPLRPELRCNPGQFACRSGAIQCIPLPWQCDGWATCEDESDEADCPEVTGESRPYHGKEAVDPRQGRARGGDPTTHFHAMNVAQPVRFSSFLGKCPTGWHHYEGTASCYRVYLSGENYWDAAQTCQRVNGSLATFSTDQELRFVLAQEWDQPERSFAWQDQHKLWVGYQYIITGRNRSLEGRWEVAFKGSSEVLLPPDPVFAGAAAEGDGVFCAQLQCFHFPTLRHHDLHSWRAESCHDKSSFLCKRSQTCVDIKDNVVDEGFYFTPKGDDPCLSCTCHGGEPEMCVAALCERPQGCQQYRKDPKECCKFMCLDPDGSSLLDSMASGMRLIVSCVSSFLILSLLLFMVHRLRQRRRERIESLIGANLHHFNLGRRIPGFDYGPDGFGTGLTPLHLSDDGEGGAFHFHDPPPPYTAYKCPDTGQPDDPPPPYEAAINPDGVFYDPADDDAFEPAVAAPSATGDGGGDGAAPRHLEQPLPATRASLADLEDSADSSSALLVPPDPAQSGSAPATEGLPGGGRHSRSSLNTVV
- the DGCR2 gene encoding integral membrane protein DGCR2/IDD isoform X6, whose protein sequence is MVPKADSGAFLLLFLLVLTVTEPLRPELRCNPGQFACRSGAIQCIPLPWQCDGWATCEDESDEADCPGKCPTGWHHYEGTASCYRVYLSGENYWDAAQTCQRVNGSLATFSTDQELRFVLAQEWDQPERSFAWQDQHKLWVGYQYIITGRNRSLEGRWEVAFKGSSEVLLPPDPVFAGAAAEGDGVFCAQLQCFHFPTLRHHDLHSWRAESCHDKSSFLCKRSQTCVDIKDNVVDEGFYFTPKGDDPCLSCTCHGGEPEMCVAALCERPQGCQQYRKDPKECCKFMCLDPDGSSLLDSMASGMRLIVSCVSSFLILSLLLFMVHRLRQRRRERIESLIGANLHHFNLGRRIPGFDYGPDGFGTGLTPLHLSDDGEGGAFHFHDPPPPYTAYKCPDTGQPDDPPPPYEAAINPDGVFYDPADDDAFEPAVAAPSATGDGGGDGAAPRHLEQPLPATRASLADLEDSADSSSALLVPPDPAQSGSAPATEGLPGGGRHSRSSLNTVV
- the DGCR2 gene encoding integral membrane protein DGCR2/IDD isoform X5 — its product is MVPKADSGAFLLLFLLVLTVTEPLRPEVTGESRPYHGKEAVDPRQGRARGGDPTTHFHAMNVAQPVRFSRKCPTGWHHYEGTASCYRVYLSGENYWDAAQTCQRVNGSLATFSTDQELRFVLAQEWDQPERSFAWQDQHKLWVGYQYIITGRNRSLEGRWEVAFKGSSEVLLPPDPVFAGAAAEGDGVFCAQLQCFHFPTLRHHDLHSWRAESCHDKSSFLCKRSQTCVDIKDNVVDEGFYFTPKGDDPCLSCTCHGGEPEMCVAALCERPQGCQQYRKDPKECCKFMCLDPDGSSLLDSMASGMRLIVSCVSSFLILSLLLFMVHRLRQRRRERIESLIGANLHHFNLGRRIPGFDYGPDGFGTGLTPLHLSDDGEGGAFHFHDPPPPYTAYKCPDTGQPDDPPPPYEAAINPDGVFYDPADDDAFEPAVAAPSATGDGGGDGAAPRHLEQPLPATRASLADLEDSADSSSALLVPPDPAQSGSAPATEGLPGGGRHSRSSLNTVV
- the DGCR2 gene encoding integral membrane protein DGCR2/IDD isoform X2 — encoded protein: MVPKADSGAFLLLFLLVLTVTEPLRPELRCNPGQFACRSGAIQCIPLPWQCDGWATCEDESDEADCPEVTGESRPYHGKEAVDPRQGRARGGDPTTHFHAMNVAQPVRFSRKCPTGWHHYEGTASCYRVYLSGENYWDAAQTCQRVNGSLATFSTDQELRFVLAQEWDQPERSFAWQDQHKLWVGYQYIITGRNRSLEGRWEVAFKGSSEVLLPPDPVFAGAAAEGDGVFCAQLQCFHFPTLRHHDLHSWRAESCHDKSSFLCKRSQTCVDIKDNVVDEGFYFTPKGDDPCLSCTCHGGEPEMCVAALCERPQGCQQYRKDPKECCKFMCLDPDGSSLLDSMASGMRLIVSCVSSFLILSLLLFMVHRLRQRRRERIESLIGANLHHFNLGRRIPGFDYGPDGFGTGLTPLHLSDDGEGGAFHFHDPPPPYTAYKCPDTGQPDDPPPPYEAAINPDGVFYDPADDDAFEPAVAAPSATGDGGGDGAAPRHLEQPLPATRASLADLEDSADSSSALLVPPDPAQSGSAPATEGLPGGGRHSRSSLNTVV
- the DGCR2 gene encoding integral membrane protein DGCR2/IDD isoform X4 — encoded protein: MVPKADSGAFLLLFLLVLTVTEPLRPEVTGESRPYHGKEAVDPRQGRARGGDPTTHFHAMNVAQPVRFSSFLGKCPTGWHHYEGTASCYRVYLSGENYWDAAQTCQRVNGSLATFSTDQELRFVLAQEWDQPERSFAWQDQHKLWVGYQYIITGRNRSLEGRWEVAFKGSSEVLLPPDPVFAGAAAEGDGVFCAQLQCFHFPTLRHHDLHSWRAESCHDKSSFLCKRSQTCVDIKDNVVDEGFYFTPKGDDPCLSCTCHGGEPEMCVAALCERPQGCQQYRKDPKECCKFMCLDPDGSSLLDSMASGMRLIVSCVSSFLILSLLLFMVHRLRQRRRERIESLIGANLHHFNLGRRIPGFDYGPDGFGTGLTPLHLSDDGEGGAFHFHDPPPPYTAYKCPDTGQPDDPPPPYEAAINPDGVFYDPADDDAFEPAVAAPSATGDGGGDGAAPRHLEQPLPATRASLADLEDSADSSSALLVPPDPAQSGSAPATEGLPGGGRHSRSSLNTVV
- the DGCR2 gene encoding integral membrane protein DGCR2/IDD isoform X3, with amino-acid sequence MLVLCSSPRGPCSPAGACVHPVCGRRELRCNPGQFACRSGAIQCIPLPWQCDGWATCEDESDEADCPEVTGESRPYHGKEAVDPRQGRARGGDPTTHFHAMNVAQPVRFSSFLGKCPTGWHHYEGTASCYRVYLSGENYWDAAQTCQRVNGSLATFSTDQELRFVLAQEWDQPERSFAWQDQHKLWVGYQYIITGRNRSLEGRWEVAFKGSSEVLLPPDPVFAGAAAEGDGVFCAQLQCFHFPTLRHHDLHSWRAESCHDKSSFLCKRSQTCVDIKDNVVDEGFYFTPKGDDPCLSCTCHGGEPEMCVAALCERPQGCQQYRKDPKECCKFMCLDPDGSSLLDSMASGMRLIVSCVSSFLILSLLLFMVHRLRQRRRERIESLIGANLHHFNLGRRIPGFDYGPDGFGTGLTPLHLSDDGEGGAFHFHDPPPPYTAYKCPDTGQPDDPPPPYEAAINPDGVFYDPADDDAFEPAVAAPSATGDGGGDGAAPRHLEQPLPATRASLADLEDSADSSSALLVPPDPAQSGSAPATEGLPGGGRHSRSSLNTVV